One part of the Caproiciproducens sp. CPB-2 genome encodes these proteins:
- the phoU gene encoding phosphate signaling complex protein PhoU encodes MPRKIFDRELASLITQMTDMGNTVNQRIEDTIAALRTMDLEKAAEVANGDNEIDRLEHNIEKMCMNLIAMQQPIATDLRVIAACLKILTDIEREADQCADICDILTIGELNTNSLAITHVVQMLEAAHDMFRRAMDVFLSHDVEAAQAVCESDDIVDGMFSKIILEVCGIITQNPQNVMREVDLLFISKYIERMGDHATNIAEWVIYMETGMHPDLNTKES; translated from the coding sequence ATGCCGAGAAAAATCTTTGACCGGGAGCTTGCCAGTCTGATCACACAGATGACAGACATGGGCAACACGGTCAATCAGCGCATAGAGGACACGATTGCCGCCCTGCGCACCATGGACCTGGAAAAGGCCGCGGAGGTCGCGAACGGCGACAATGAAATTGACCGGCTCGAGCACAATATCGAGAAAATGTGCATGAACCTGATTGCAATGCAGCAGCCGATCGCCACGGACCTGCGGGTGATCGCGGCCTGCCTGAAAATCCTGACGGATATTGAACGCGAGGCTGACCAGTGCGCGGACATCTGCGACATTCTCACCATCGGGGAGCTGAACACCAACAGTCTGGCCATCACGCACGTGGTGCAGATGCTGGAGGCGGCGCACGACATGTTCCGCCGCGCAATGGACGTTTTCCTCAGCCACGACGTGGAAGCGGCTCAGGCGGTCTGTGAAAGCGACGATATCGTCGACGGCATGTTCTCGAAAATCATACTGGAAGTCTGCGGCATCATCACCCAGAATCCGCAGAACGTAATGCGCGAGGTCGACCTTCTCTTCATTTCAAAATATATTGAGCGCATGGGCGACCACGCCACCAATATTGCCGAATGGGTTATTTATATGGAGACCGGGATGCATCCCGACCTGAATACCAAAGAAAGCTAA
- the pstC gene encoding phosphate ABC transporter permease subunit PstC — translation MSIAMDSAENALKNKKKNSVKKGLAILLGLISVLAFFLPYIQFVFKNTTYIVSAFQLATVRGMRVQGAELSGLVTIPLLTRISVIAGVLLPAAGILLLLFKKPVMAGTAFVLSAVTPLIVLITTSSIQTAVTQLNISKISIAYLWPSIYVLVGGIVCAVLSLWTQGTEKLAESIFLVFSCVSVGSVVLITVYIFAAGSPAVLQIGLGQFLFGREWNAEANIFGILPLILSSIAGTVGAILLGVPVGILTAVFLAETAKPQLARLVHPAIELLAGIPSVIYGFFGMLVIVPAIRDFPPFRNNTIGDSLLASILILAIMVLPTIVSVTETSLKAVPEAYREASLALGATPTATIFKVSIPAARSGILAGVILGVGRAIGETMAVIMVAGNVANMPSLLGTVRFLTTGIAMEMSYASGLHRQALFAIGLVLFVFIMIVNITFTYISRKGVQMDAE, via the coding sequence ATGAGCATAGCAATGGACAGCGCGGAGAACGCGCTGAAAAACAAAAAAAAGAATAGTGTGAAAAAAGGCCTGGCAATTTTGTTAGGCCTTATTTCCGTCCTTGCGTTTTTTCTTCCGTACATTCAGTTTGTTTTTAAAAATACAACATATATTGTCAGCGCTTTCCAGCTGGCGACGGTGAGAGGGATGCGCGTACAGGGGGCGGAACTCAGCGGCCTTGTCACGATTCCGCTTCTTACCAGAATTTCGGTGATTGCCGGGGTGCTTCTTCCGGCCGCTGGAATCCTTCTGCTCCTGTTCAAAAAACCGGTGATGGCCGGGACGGCGTTCGTGCTGTCCGCGGTTACTCCCCTGATTGTCCTGATTACCACCTCCAGCATCCAGACGGCGGTCACGCAGCTGAATATCAGCAAAATTTCGATTGCCTACCTCTGGCCGTCCATTTATGTGCTGGTCGGCGGAATCGTGTGCGCGGTTCTTTCCCTCTGGACGCAGGGGACGGAGAAGCTTGCGGAATCGATTTTTCTGGTCTTTTCCTGTGTGTCCGTCGGCTCGGTCGTCCTTATTACCGTGTACATTTTCGCCGCGGGTTCTCCCGCCGTTCTGCAGATCGGCCTGGGGCAGTTCCTGTTCGGCAGGGAGTGGAACGCGGAGGCGAACATCTTCGGCATCCTGCCGCTGATCCTTTCCTCCATTGCGGGGACGGTGGGAGCCATTCTGCTGGGGGTTCCCGTCGGGATTCTGACGGCTGTTTTCCTTGCGGAAACGGCGAAACCGCAGCTTGCCCGTCTGGTCCACCCGGCGATAGAACTGCTCGCCGGAATTCCGTCCGTCATCTACGGCTTTTTCGGAATGCTGGTCATTGTTCCGGCCATCCGCGATTTTCCGCCGTTCCGGAACAACACCATCGGCGACAGCCTGCTGGCGTCGATCCTGATCCTTGCCATCATGGTGCTTCCCACTATCGTCAGCGTAACGGAGACCTCGTTAAAAGCGGTGCCTGAGGCTTACCGGGAGGCGTCCCTCGCGCTGGGCGCAACACCCACCGCCACGATTTTCAAGGTCAGCATCCCGGCTGCCCGGTCCGGAATCCTTGCGGGCGTCATTCTGGGTGTCGGCCGCGCGATCGGCGAGACGATGGCGGTCATTATGGTGGCGGGAAACGTCGCTAATATGCCGTCTCTTCTGGGAACGGTGCGTTTCCTGACGACCGGTATCGCCATGGAGATGAGCTATGCCTCCGGTCTGCACCGTCAGGCGCTTTTTGCCATCGGGCTGGTGCTGTTTGTGTTTATCATGATCGTCAATATCACCTTTACTTATATTTCAAGGAAGGGAGTGCAGATGGATGCCGAGTAG
- the pstA gene encoding phosphate ABC transporter permease PstA, protein MPSSSLYGKRKRPFDTFLKVLINTAAAVTVIVLLGIIFYILVNGVSYISWKFISTAYSETNDDLKGILPMIINTMYIVVITLLISAPIGISSAIYLTQYAKQGRLVKAIRFTTEILSGIPSIIFGLFGYTVFCILFRLQTSLLAGCLTMTLCILPTIIRTTEESLLSVPGSYKEGALALGAGKLRVVMGIVLPCAMPGVLTAVILAMGRIVGESAALLFTSGLSYNMPKGFVQQIFASGRTLTLHLYQTAREANSPDAMHIAFATASVLLILVFLLNRLAALLSRTLRKG, encoded by the coding sequence ATGCCGAGTAGCTCTCTTTACGGGAAACGGAAGCGCCCCTTCGATACCTTCCTGAAGGTGCTGATCAATACCGCGGCGGCGGTCACGGTGATCGTGCTTCTGGGGATTATTTTCTACATCCTGGTCAACGGCGTCTCCTACATTTCGTGGAAATTTATTTCCACAGCCTATTCGGAAACGAATGACGACTTAAAGGGCATTCTGCCCATGATTATCAACACCATGTATATTGTGGTCATCACTCTGCTGATTTCCGCCCCCATCGGCATTTCCTCGGCAATCTATCTGACGCAGTACGCAAAGCAGGGCAGGCTGGTCAAAGCGATCCGCTTTACCACGGAGATTCTCTCGGGGATTCCGTCCATTATCTTCGGCTTGTTCGGCTATACGGTCTTCTGTATCCTGTTCCGCCTGCAGACATCGCTTCTGGCCGGATGCCTTACCATGACCCTGTGCATTCTGCCGACGATCATCCGCACGACGGAGGAGTCGCTCCTGTCCGTCCCGGGCAGCTATAAGGAGGGCGCTCTGGCCCTCGGCGCCGGAAAGCTGCGCGTCGTGATGGGGATTGTGCTGCCCTGCGCCATGCCCGGCGTGCTGACCGCCGTGATTCTCGCCATGGGAAGAATCGTGGGCGAAAGCGCGGCCCTTCTGTTCACCTCGGGATTGTCCTATAATATGCCGAAGGGATTTGTTCAGCAGATCTTTGCGAGCGGGCGCACGCTGACCCTGCACCTTTACCAGACCGCGCGGGAGGCCAACTCGCCCGACGCCATGCACATCGCATTTGCCACGGCGTCCGTGCTGCTGATTCTGGTCTTTTTACTCAACCGGCTTGCGGCGCTGCTCTCCAGGACTCTCAGGAAAGGATAA
- a CDS encoding phosphate ABC transporter substrate-binding protein, which translates to MKKIISAVLTAAILGSVFVGCSSEVEGTSSAASAADTSNTAVSESGSSATEQLSGKLTLNGSTSMAKVCQALGEAFQAKYPGVTVEKSGTGSGDAAKAVSAGTALIGDLSRKMKDEEKPEDYEIVQIAIDGIAIAVNKDNKVSGLTSDQIAKIYTGEITNWKDVGGDDAKITVLGREAASGTRDGFESIFKVEKKCKYAAELSSTGEVVTKVGSDKGAIGYVSLDSVNDTVKAVDVDSIKANEENIVNGSYKAQRPFIEIYKKGTDSDLVKAWFEFIKSDEGQDVIKKAGLVLAK; encoded by the coding sequence ATGAAGAAAATCATATCTGCTGTTTTAACAGCTGCGATTCTGGGGTCTGTATTTGTGGGGTGTAGTTCGGAAGTTGAAGGAACTTCTTCCGCTGCTTCCGCCGCAGATACATCCAATACAGCGGTATCCGAGAGCGGGTCGTCTGCCACAGAGCAGTTGAGCGGCAAGCTGACACTCAACGGTTCCACTTCCATGGCTAAGGTCTGCCAGGCTCTGGGCGAAGCTTTCCAGGCAAAATACCCCGGCGTAACGGTTGAAAAAAGCGGAACTGGTTCCGGCGATGCGGCAAAGGCGGTCAGCGCGGGTACGGCCCTGATCGGCGACCTTTCCAGAAAAATGAAGGACGAAGAGAAACCGGAAGATTATGAAATCGTACAGATCGCTATCGACGGTATCGCGATCGCGGTAAATAAGGACAACAAGGTCAGCGGCCTTACATCCGATCAGATTGCCAAAATCTACACGGGCGAAATTACGAACTGGAAAGATGTCGGCGGCGACGATGCCAAGATCACAGTGCTCGGCCGTGAAGCGGCAAGCGGTACACGCGACGGCTTTGAAAGCATCTTCAAGGTAGAGAAAAAGTGCAAATACGCCGCGGAGCTTTCCTCCACCGGTGAAGTAGTTACCAAAGTAGGCAGCGATAAGGGTGCAATCGGCTACGTTTCCCTCGACTCGGTAAACGATACCGTCAAAGCGGTCGATGTCGACAGCATCAAAGCGAATGAAGAAAATATTGTAAACGGAAGCTACAAAGCGCAGAGACCCTTCATTGAAATCTATAAAAAAGGCACCGACAGCGATCTTGTAAAAGCATGGTTTGAATTCATCAAATCGGACGAAGGACAGGATGTTATCAAGAAAGCTGGACTGGTACTGGCAAAATGA
- the pstB gene encoding phosphate ABC transporter ATP-binding protein PstB produces the protein METKISIQDLNLFYGDFHALKSVNMEVPHNKVTAFIGPSGCGKSTCLKTINRMNDLIENCKITGKVTIDGEDIYDPRTDVTLLRKRAGMVFQKPNPFPMTLYDNIAYGPRVHGIKNKQKLDEIVEQSLKSAALWEEVKDRLRKSALGLSGGQQQRLCIARALAVEPDIILMDEPTSALDPISTLKIEDLMDDLRARYTVIIVTHNMQQAARIADRTAFFLLGEIVEYTDTLSMFNNPKDERTERYITGRFG, from the coding sequence ATGGAAACAAAGATATCAATTCAGGATTTAAATTTGTTTTACGGAGATTTCCATGCGCTGAAAAGCGTCAATATGGAAGTCCCCCACAACAAAGTAACGGCTTTTATCGGTCCCTCCGGCTGCGGAAAATCCACCTGCCTGAAAACGATCAACCGGATGAACGACCTGATCGAAAACTGTAAAATTACGGGAAAGGTAACGATCGACGGCGAGGACATCTACGATCCCCGCACCGACGTCACCCTGCTGCGCAAGCGCGCCGGCATGGTGTTCCAGAAGCCGAACCCGTTCCCTATGACGCTGTACGATAACATCGCCTACGGCCCGCGTGTTCACGGGATTAAAAATAAACAGAAGCTCGATGAAATTGTAGAGCAGTCGCTCAAAAGCGCGGCGCTCTGGGAGGAAGTCAAGGACCGGCTCAGAAAATCCGCGCTCGGCCTTTCGGGCGGGCAGCAGCAGCGTCTGTGCATTGCGCGTGCGCTGGCTGTGGAGCCGGACATTATTCTGATGGATGAGCCGACCAGCGCCCTTGACCCGATTTCCACACTGAAAATCGAGGATTTGATGGACGACCTGCGCGCCAGGTATACCGTGATTATTGTGACGCACAATATGCAGCAGGCCGCGCGTATCGCGGACAGGACTGCATTTTTTCTTTTGGGGGAAATTGTGGAATACACCGATACGCTTTCCATGTTCAACAATCCGAAGGATGAGCGCACGGAACGCTATATTACGGGACGTTTCGGCTGA